One stretch of Pigmentiphaga aceris DNA includes these proteins:
- a CDS encoding TetR/AcrR family transcriptional regulator, whose translation MTSLPTPEVLTPPTTPPRRRIRNPDMHRAAILDAALAAFAERGYARATMRDIAQRAGVTHGLVQRHFGSKEALFLAAVPASRHWDNMIGGDPADLPERIAKMFVARMEEAAGLDPLMALIRSAASDVDAAKRLYAALQARGAEIYEDFLGSPGGALHLDAAYALLIGVTFNRYVIGMGPLAEMDRDALTTYLTTCIRQIIELPAPTTAQPE comes from the coding sequence ATGACCTCACTGCCCACGCCCGAAGTGCTCACGCCACCCACCACTCCCCCACGCCGACGCATCCGCAACCCGGACATGCACCGCGCAGCCATTCTTGATGCCGCCCTTGCCGCCTTCGCCGAGCGTGGATACGCCCGGGCAACCATGCGCGATATTGCCCAGCGCGCAGGCGTCACGCACGGCCTCGTGCAACGTCATTTTGGCTCGAAGGAAGCCTTGTTCCTGGCGGCCGTTCCGGCCTCGCGCCATTGGGACAATATGATTGGCGGCGACCCGGCAGACCTGCCGGAGCGCATTGCGAAAATGTTTGTGGCGCGCATGGAAGAGGCGGCCGGGCTTGATCCGCTGATGGCGTTGATTCGCAGCGCAGCGTCGGACGTCGATGCCGCCAAGCGCCTGTATGCCGCACTGCAAGCACGTGGCGCGGAAATCTATGAAGACTTTCTGGGCTCGCCCGGCGGTGCCCTGCATCTGGACGCCGCCTACGCACTGCTGATTGGTGTGACCTTCAACCGCTACGTGATCGGTATGGGCCCCTTGGCAGAAATGGACCGCGACGCACTGACGACTTATCTCACGACCTGCATTCGCCAGATCATCGAACTGCCTGCGCCGACCACCGCACAGCCAGAATAA
- a CDS encoding alpha/beta fold hydrolase: protein MNRALPESLSEPRLDHVLCLSPSGLHRMAYWEWGDPANPRVLLCVHGLTRTGRDFDRVAQRLSKHYRVVCPDVVGRGASDWLQNPAGYTIAQYVADMVTLIARLQPAVLHWFGTSMGGLIGMAFSSLPRAPTSRLVLNDVGPRLDAAALQRIGTYLGQPISFDSFEAGVAYVRQVSQSFGAHDDAQWREFSQYTLREIDGSWRFHYDPEISVVFKQTTPDMVAAGEHVLWAAYDAIACPTLLVRGADSDLLSAETAREMTTRGPHASLVEFADVGHAPSFLHDAQIDLLASFLLEDGQFAASAKLADIA from the coding sequence ATGAACCGTGCATTGCCTGAATCCCTGTCCGAGCCGCGCCTGGACCACGTGTTGTGCCTGAGCCCTTCCGGTTTGCATCGCATGGCGTATTGGGAGTGGGGCGATCCTGCCAACCCGCGTGTGCTGCTGTGTGTGCACGGACTGACACGTACTGGCCGCGATTTCGATCGGGTCGCGCAACGCCTGTCCAAGCACTATCGTGTCGTGTGCCCTGACGTAGTCGGGCGCGGTGCCTCGGACTGGCTGCAGAACCCGGCTGGCTACACCATTGCGCAGTACGTGGCCGACATGGTGACCCTGATCGCGCGCCTGCAACCTGCGGTATTGCACTGGTTCGGCACGTCCATGGGCGGGCTCATCGGCATGGCATTCAGCAGTCTGCCCCGTGCACCGACCAGCCGTCTGGTGCTCAATGACGTCGGTCCGCGACTCGATGCCGCCGCGTTGCAGCGCATCGGCACCTATCTGGGTCAGCCGATTTCCTTCGACAGCTTCGAGGCAGGCGTAGCCTACGTGCGCCAGGTGTCGCAAAGCTTCGGGGCGCACGACGATGCGCAGTGGCGCGAGTTCTCGCAATACACGTTGCGCGAGATCGATGGCAGTTGGCGCTTCCATTACGACCCCGAGATATCGGTGGTATTCAAGCAGACGACGCCCGACATGGTGGCTGCAGGCGAACATGTTCTGTGGGCTGCCTACGACGCCATCGCGTGTCCGACCTTGCTGGTGCGTGGTGCTGATTCCGACTTGCTTAGCGCCGAGACGGCTCGCGAGATGACCACACGCGGCCCGCATGCAAGCCTGGTGGAATTTGCAGATGTCGGTCATGCACCCAGCTTCTTGCACGACGCGCAGATCGACTTGCTGGCGTCCTTTCTGCTGGAAGACGGGCAGTTTGCGGCGTCTGCGAAGCTGGCAGACATCGCGTAA
- a CDS encoding RidA family protein produces the protein MSIQRFHVGNRLSESAVYNGVVYLAGQVPEDGTLDIVGQTRQVLAAIDARLEEAGSDKTRILSTQIFIADMADFQGMNQAWDEWVAKGNTPPRATVQALLADPTLKVEIVVTAAVG, from the coding sequence ATGAGCATCCAACGCTTCCACGTGGGCAACCGCCTGTCCGAATCCGCCGTGTACAACGGCGTGGTCTATCTCGCCGGTCAAGTACCGGAAGATGGCACGCTGGATATCGTCGGCCAGACCCGTCAAGTGCTGGCAGCCATCGATGCGCGCCTGGAAGAAGCCGGTTCGGACAAGACCCGTATCCTGAGCACGCAGATTTTCATCGCTGACATGGCCGACTTCCAAGGCATGAATCAGGCTTGGGACGAATGGGTTGCCAAGGGCAACACGCCGCCGCGCGCGACGGTTCAGGCGCTGCTGGCCGATCCGACCCTGAAGGTCGAGATCGTCGTCACGGCTGCAGTGGGCTGA
- a CDS encoding zinc-dependent peptidase has protein sequence MFRWLTGRGARDADVTDMDARITSAQWQWVVDSHAFVHELSDDDKLQLRTRIAWFLASKSINGAAGFEVNDDIRLSIAAQACLPILHLEPSRYEGWNEVIVYPGGFLIPRTEVDEDGVVHEYVQEAAGEAWEGGPLILSWEDADPIQEAEPGSAFNVVIHEFAHKLDLADGNGADGMPGLHAHPELSARVWMRVLEASYDAFCDQLEQVEAAIPATVDPESTDADAWYAELPLDPYAATDPAEFFAVSSEAFFVFPEPLAAALPEWYALLKAFYRQDTVARRQPAMAGRALLGWPPGMGDGAA, from the coding sequence ATGTTCCGCTGGTTGACCGGTCGCGGTGCACGCGATGCAGACGTTACCGACATGGACGCGCGCATTACCAGTGCCCAATGGCAATGGGTAGTGGATAGCCACGCGTTTGTGCACGAGCTATCCGACGACGACAAATTGCAGTTGCGCACGCGTATTGCGTGGTTTCTGGCCAGCAAGAGCATTAATGGTGCCGCTGGTTTTGAAGTGAATGACGACATTCGCTTGTCGATTGCTGCGCAGGCGTGTTTGCCGATTCTGCACCTGGAACCCAGCCGTTATGAGGGCTGGAACGAAGTCATCGTATATCCCGGCGGTTTTCTGATTCCGCGCACCGAGGTCGATGAAGACGGTGTGGTGCACGAATATGTACAAGAAGCGGCTGGTGAAGCCTGGGAAGGCGGGCCGCTGATTCTGTCCTGGGAAGATGCCGACCCCATTCAGGAAGCTGAACCCGGTTCAGCTTTCAATGTGGTGATCCACGAATTTGCGCACAAGCTTGATCTGGCAGATGGTAATGGTGCCGACGGCATGCCAGGGCTGCATGCCCACCCGGAATTATCGGCGCGCGTCTGGATGCGTGTACTGGAAGCCAGTTATGACGCTTTTTGCGATCAACTGGAGCAAGTGGAAGCTGCCATTCCAGCGACCGTGGACCCGGAATCGACCGATGCTGACGCTTGGTATGCGGAATTGCCGCTCGATCCCTATGCCGCGACCGATCCGGCTGAATTCTTTGCGGTCAGTTCCGAAGCATTTTTTGTCTTCCCGGAGCCGCTGGCTGCTGCATTGCCTGAATGGTATGCATTGCTTAAAGCGTTTTACCGCCAAGACACGGTGGCAAGACGCCAACCCGCCATGGCCGGACGCGCCTTGCTTGGCTGGCCGCCCGGCATGGGGGATGGTGCGGCGTAG